A single genomic interval of Armatimonadota bacterium harbors:
- a CDS encoding nucleotidyltransferase domain-containing protein, with protein MIREHHKKEIDRLIDKFSPDERFCALIIGGSVAKGTAKDNSDIDVLIVATDEEFEQRKEKDNIFYLDRECDYDGGYIDGKVINLQFIKDAADHGSEPARWAFTGSFAAYSHIPGLDELIKRIPVYQESEQGEKLKSFYSQLALMPWFAGEGERRSDPYLVLKATTDTVFFAARVVLAHNKMLFPNQKWLMTELPKAPNIPPTLIALMDDAMSHPSAKATESIRDCINSHYGDIGISWEELVTKFIEECEWNWQEHRPPIQDW; from the coding sequence TTGATTCGAGAGCATCATAAGAAAGAAATTGACAGACTGATCGACAAATTCTCACCCGACGAGAGGTTCTGCGCACTGATTATCGGTGGGTCGGTGGCAAAGGGCACTGCAAAAGATAACTCAGATATTGATGTTCTAATCGTCGCGACAGACGAAGAATTTGAGCAAAGGAAGGAAAAAGACAATATATTTTACCTCGACAGGGAATGCGACTATGATGGCGGCTACATCGACGGCAAGGTGATCAATCTTCAATTTATTAAAGATGCTGCCGACCATGGCAGTGAACCTGCCAGGTGGGCATTCACCGGCTCTTTCGCCGCATATTCACATATACCGGGTCTGGATGAACTAATCAAACGTATTCCTGTGTATCAGGAATCCGAACAGGGTGAAAAACTCAAGTCGTTTTACTCTCAGTTGGCGCTCATGCCGTGGTTTGCCGGTGAAGGAGAAAGACGCAGCGACCCATACCTGGTCTTGAAAGCCACCACCGACACAGTTTTCTTTGCCGCGAGAGTCGTGTTGGCTCACAACAAAATGCTCTTTCCCAACCAAAAGTGGCTGATGACCGAGCTGCCGAAAGCACCCAACATACCTCCCACGCTGATTGCGCTCATGGATGACGCAATGTCACACCCCAGCGCGAAAGCCACTGAGTCCATACGTGATTGTATAAACAGCCACTACGGAGATATTGGGATAAGCTGGGAGGAACTGGTAACAAAATTCATTGAGGAATGCGAGTGGAACTGGCAGGAGCACAGACCACCGATTCAGGACTGGTAA